The proteins below come from a single Drosophila suzukii chromosome X, CBGP_Dsuzu_IsoJpt1.0, whole genome shotgun sequence genomic window:
- the LOC108016678 gene encoding anionic trypsin-2 isoform X2: MPKKLTVIAGTPKRLVKSGSTQIVQAQKLIPHPKYKKGKSQKYDIGIVLMKDDLDLGGSAASIPLYNKAPVAGVECSIVGWGTVIQFGPLPDEVINGDVKILPDSFCRKQLGWSNSGMLCANDQTNTEVDSCQGDSGGPLICDNKVTGIVSFGTGCGEPDSAGIYTDVYHFREWINENSCPRTIYPIRTLLILMLQLQLAFLARVTGVS; this comes from the exons ATGCCCAAGAAGTTGACGGTCATCGCTGGGACGCCAAAGAGGCTGGTGAAAAGCGGTTCTACACAGATTGTTCAAGCCCAAAAACTCATTCCGCACCCTAAGTACAAGAAGGGCAAATCGCAGAAATATGACATTGGTATTGTGCTGATGAAGGATGATCTCGATCTAGGGGGCTCTGCCGCCAGTATACCTCTGTATAATAAGGCTCCGGTGGCCGGTGTCGAGTGCAGCATCGTTGGCTGGGGAACGGTTATACAG TTCGGCCCACTTCCGGATGAGGTCATCAATGGCGATGTGAAAATCCTGCCAGACTCCTTCTGCCGAAAGCAGCTGGGCTGGAGCAACTCGGGCATGCTCTGCGCCAATGACCAGACCAACACCGAGGTGGACAGCTGCCAGGGTGACTCGGGCGGCCCGCTCATCTGTGACAACAAGGTGACCGGCATCGTGTCCTTCGGCACGGGTTGCGGCGAACCCGATTCGGCTGGAATCTACACCGATGTCTACCACTTTCGGGAATGGATCAACGAGAACTCCTGCCCCCGGACCATATATCCGATTCGCACCCTATTGATCCTGATGCTGCAGCTCCAACTGGCCTTTCTGGCCAGAGTTACGGGTGTATCCTAG
- the LOC108016678 gene encoding trypsin isoform X1 gives MSPSKFFVCFLLIFVKSELVPELNTTQLQDMPLQDPESPEKDPKPSDFQFLITGGYRPKTNKLVKYVVSLRLGKSKKFFGDNHFCAGAIFSPRAILTAAHCLYSNRRKLMPKKLTVIAGTPKRLVKSGSTQIVQAQKLIPHPKYKKGKSQKYDIGIVLMKDDLDLGGSAASIPLYNKAPVAGVECSIVGWGTVIQFGPLPDEVINGDVKILPDSFCRKQLGWSNSGMLCANDQTNTEVDSCQGDSGGPLICDNKVTGIVSFGTGCGEPDSAGIYTDVYHFREWINENSCPRTIYPIRTLLILMLQLQLAFLARVTGVS, from the exons ATGAGTCCGTCCAAATTCTTTGTGTGCTTTTTGCTAATTTTTGTAAAGTCAGAGCTGGTGCCGGAATTGAACACGACACAACTGCAAGATATGCCGCTCCAAGATCCAGAGAGTCCAGAGAAGGATCCGAAACCCTCGGACTTTCAATTCCTAATTACAGGCGGATATCGGcccaaaacaaacaaactgGTCAAATATGTGGTTTCGTTGCGATTGGGCAAGTCCAAGAAGTTCTTCGGGGATAACCACTTTTGCGCCGGTGCGATCTTTAGCCCACGGGCCATTCTAACAGCGGCTCACTGCCTATATTCCAA TCGCCGCAAGCTGATGCCCAAGAAGTTGACGGTCATCGCTGGGACGCCAAAGAGGCTGGTGAAAAGCGGTTCTACACAGATTGTTCAAGCCCAAAAACTCATTCCGCACCCTAAGTACAAGAAGGGCAAATCGCAGAAATATGACATTGGTATTGTGCTGATGAAGGATGATCTCGATCTAGGGGGCTCTGCCGCCAGTATACCTCTGTATAATAAGGCTCCGGTGGCCGGTGTCGAGTGCAGCATCGTTGGCTGGGGAACGGTTATACAG TTCGGCCCACTTCCGGATGAGGTCATCAATGGCGATGTGAAAATCCTGCCAGACTCCTTCTGCCGAAAGCAGCTGGGCTGGAGCAACTCGGGCATGCTCTGCGCCAATGACCAGACCAACACCGAGGTGGACAGCTGCCAGGGTGACTCGGGCGGCCCGCTCATCTGTGACAACAAGGTGACCGGCATCGTGTCCTTCGGCACGGGTTGCGGCGAACCCGATTCGGCTGGAATCTACACCGATGTCTACCACTTTCGGGAATGGATCAACGAGAACTCCTGCCCCCGGACCATATATCCGATTCGCACCCTATTGATCCTGATGCTGCAGCTCCAACTGGCCTTTCTGGCCAGAGTTACGGGTGTATCCTAG